A genomic segment from Cyanobium sp. NIES-981 encodes:
- a CDS encoding TIGR03279 family radical SAM protein translates to MWKEPSAGIALAAPDGQPLRLPQPAVVASVEPGSIGAELGFEPGDRLLSINGRRPRDLIDLQFLVGEEDLVLEVEDSGGALHTVELEKDLDEGLGLAFTEALFDGLRQCNNACPFCFIDQQPPGRRRSLYLKDDDYRLSFLYGSYLTLTNLTAADWQRIEEQRLSPLFVSVHATDPELRSRLLVNPRAGQLLEQLRWFDARDLQIHAQVVVCPGLNDGAALERTLTDLAGFGGGPWPAVLSAAVVPVGLTRFRPDGDALRPVDRACARRVVAQVEALQERFRADLGSRFAWLSDEWYLVAGLPLPPRGQYEDLPQQENGVGSIRAFLEELDRATTSLPERLDPPRRRSWVVGRLVAEALEPVVERLNAVEGLELVLHGLPSPYWGQEHVVTGLLTGSDLLHGLRGQDLGEALLLPAVMLRQGEPVFLDDMTLEQLQSALPVPVALLGSAADLVTLCVGTPDRDP, encoded by the coding sequence ATGTGGAAGGAACCATCCGCCGGCATCGCCCTCGCCGCTCCTGATGGCCAGCCCCTGCGCCTGCCCCAGCCGGCGGTGGTGGCCAGCGTGGAGCCGGGATCCATCGGGGCCGAGCTGGGCTTCGAGCCGGGTGACCGGCTGCTGAGCATCAATGGCCGCCGCCCCCGCGACCTGATCGACCTCCAGTTTCTGGTGGGGGAAGAGGACCTGGTGCTGGAGGTGGAGGATTCCGGCGGTGCGCTCCACACCGTGGAGCTGGAGAAAGACCTGGATGAGGGCCTGGGGCTGGCCTTCACCGAGGCGCTGTTCGATGGTCTGCGCCAGTGCAACAACGCCTGCCCCTTCTGCTTCATCGACCAGCAGCCGCCGGGCCGGCGCCGCAGTCTCTACCTCAAGGACGACGACTACCGCCTGAGCTTTCTCTACGGCTCCTACCTCACCCTCACCAACCTCACCGCCGCCGACTGGCAACGGATCGAGGAGCAGCGCCTCTCGCCGCTCTTCGTGTCGGTGCATGCCACCGATCCGGAGCTGCGCAGCCGGCTGCTAGTGAATCCACGGGCCGGCCAGCTCCTGGAGCAGCTGCGCTGGTTCGATGCCCGCGATCTGCAGATCCACGCCCAGGTGGTGGTGTGTCCGGGCCTCAACGACGGGGCCGCCCTGGAGCGCACCCTCACCGACCTGGCCGGCTTCGGCGGCGGCCCGTGGCCGGCTGTGCTCTCCGCTGCGGTGGTGCCGGTGGGGCTCACCCGCTTCCGGCCCGATGGCGATGCCCTCCGGCCGGTGGACCGGGCCTGTGCCCGCCGCGTCGTGGCCCAGGTGGAGGCCCTGCAGGAGCGCTTCAGGGCTGATCTGGGCAGCCGCTTCGCCTGGCTGTCCGATGAGTGGTATCTGGTGGCAGGGCTGCCTCTGCCTCCGCGGGGCCAGTACGAAGACCTCCCCCAGCAGGAGAACGGCGTGGGCAGCATCCGGGCCTTCCTCGAAGAGCTGGACCGGGCCACCACCTCCCTGCCGGAGCGGCTGGACCCACCCCGCCGCCGCAGCTGGGTGGTGGGCAGGCTGGTGGCGGAAGCGCTGGAGCCGGTGGTGGAGCGCCTCAATGCCGTGGAGGGCCTCGAGCTGGTGCTCCACGGCCTGCCCAGTCCCTACTGGGGCCAGGAGCATGTGGTGACGGGGCTGCTCACCGGTTCCGACCTGCTGCACGGTCTGCGCGGCCAGGATCTCGGTGAGGCCCTGCTGCTGCCGGCGGTGATGCTGCGGCAGGGGGAGCCGGTGTTCCTGGATGACATGACCCTGGAGCAGCTGCAGTCGGCTCTGCCCGTGCCCGTTGCTCTGTTGGGGAGTGCGGCCGACCTGGTGACCCTCTGCGTCGGCACTCCGGATCGGGATCCTTAA
- a CDS encoding undecaprenyl-diphosphate phosphatase — MQSAGVIGDPGLWEACWRALILGVVQGLTEFLPISSTAHLKVVPVLLGWGDPGVAVTAVIQLGSIAAVVAYFRRDLASVFRGVARACRHGRWSDPAARLGVAIALGTVPIVVAGLAIKLWVPDYDNSPLRSLTAIAIVSMVMALLLALAEVLGHRRRELPAVRPWDGVVVGLAQMLALVPGVSRSGSTLTAALFDGWERADAARFSFLLGIPAITLAGVAQLKDALAAPSGGGVIPMLVGIASAAVVSWAAIAWLLRYLQRHSTWVFVAYRLIFGMAILGWLRATVVP; from the coding sequence ATGCAGTCCGCTGGTGTGATCGGCGATCCCGGCCTCTGGGAAGCCTGCTGGCGGGCCCTGATCCTGGGGGTGGTGCAGGGTCTCACCGAATTCCTGCCGATCAGCAGCACGGCGCACCTCAAGGTGGTGCCGGTGCTGCTGGGCTGGGGGGATCCCGGCGTGGCCGTCACCGCGGTGATCCAGCTGGGCAGCATCGCCGCGGTGGTGGCCTACTTCCGCCGCGACCTGGCCAGCGTGTTCCGGGGGGTGGCGCGGGCCTGCCGCCATGGCCGCTGGAGCGATCCCGCCGCCCGGCTGGGGGTGGCGATCGCCCTCGGCACGGTGCCGATCGTGGTGGCGGGTCTGGCGATCAAGCTCTGGGTGCCGGACTACGACAACTCGCCGCTGCGCAGCCTCACGGCCATCGCCATCGTGTCCATGGTGATGGCGCTGCTGCTGGCCCTGGCCGAGGTGCTGGGCCATCGGCGGCGGGAATTGCCCGCCGTCCGCCCCTGGGACGGCGTGGTGGTGGGGCTGGCCCAGATGCTGGCCCTGGTGCCCGGGGTGTCGCGATCGGGCAGCACGCTCACCGCCGCCCTCTTCGACGGCTGGGAGCGGGCCGATGCCGCCCGCTTCTCCTTCCTGCTCGGCATCCCGGCCATCACCCTGGCGGGCGTGGCCCAGCTCAAGGATGCCCTGGCGGCACCCTCGGGCGGCGGCGTGATCCCGATGCTGGTGGGCATCGCTTCGGCGGCCGTGGTCTCCTGGGCCGCGATCGCCTGGCTGCTCCGCTACCTGCAGCGCCACAGCACCTGGGTGTTCGTGGCCTACCGGCTGATCTTCGGTATGGCCATCCTCGGTTGGCTGCGCGCCACAGTGGTTCCGTGA
- a CDS encoding DUF3120 domain-containing protein, with translation MAPPLGAQPRVLVVSSALLVTLPVFLQAPWVRLSPASATVFTAVLVAVGVVLADSPEPQRQRLGSLLVGFAGSWLAGSLFWGWARLHPLWHLPIEAFALPLALAGLGGRWRLGCGFYLGSLLGTAATDAAIAATGLMPFWPQALAAAPGQAGRILQGAGLRVLEPSSLLVVAGAAALLLLLSRWLWQRGEVGRVASAALSTTLAVDGIFLLAALLAPRLSGLI, from the coding sequence GTGGCTCCTCCCCTGGGGGCCCAGCCGAGGGTCCTGGTGGTGAGCAGCGCCCTGCTGGTCACCCTTCCGGTGTTCCTGCAGGCCCCCTGGGTGCGCCTGTCTCCGGCCAGCGCCACCGTGTTCACGGCCGTTCTGGTGGCGGTGGGGGTGGTGCTCGCCGACAGCCCGGAGCCCCAACGCCAGCGGCTCGGGAGCCTGCTGGTGGGGTTCGCCGGCAGCTGGCTGGCCGGCTCGCTGTTCTGGGGCTGGGCCCGTCTGCATCCCCTCTGGCACCTGCCGATCGAGGCCTTTGCCCTGCCGCTGGCCCTGGCCGGTCTCGGGGGACGCTGGCGGCTGGGCTGCGGCTTCTACCTGGGATCCCTGCTCGGCACCGCCGCCACCGACGCCGCCATCGCCGCCACCGGGCTGATGCCCTTCTGGCCCCAGGCCCTGGCCGCGGCCCCGGGCCAGGCCGGCCGGATCCTGCAGGGGGCCGGTCTGCGGGTGCTTGAACCCTCCAGCCTTCTGGTGGTGGCCGGCGCCGCGGCGCTGCTGCTGCTGCTGAGCCGCTGGCTCTGGCAACGGGGCGAGGTGGGCCGCGTGGCCAGTGCGGCGCTCTCCACCACCCTGGCGGTGGATGGGATCTTCCTGCTGGCTGCCCTGCTCGCGCCGCGCCTGAGCGGCCTGATCTGA
- the psbU gene encoding photosystem II complex extrinsic protein PsbU translates to MKRLVAWLMNGLVLAGLLATLLLPPAASAEQLRNLADDKIAERGDKVDLNNSSVRRFQSYPGMYPTLAGKIVLGGPYENVDDVLNLDLTDRQKELFNKYKDNFTVTPPAIALNEGFDRINDGQYR, encoded by the coding sequence ATGAAACGGCTGGTTGCCTGGCTGATGAACGGTCTTGTGCTGGCCGGCCTCCTGGCCACCCTCCTGCTGCCCCCGGCGGCGTCGGCGGAGCAGCTGCGCAACCTGGCCGACGACAAGATCGCCGAGCGGGGCGACAAGGTGGATCTCAACAACAGCTCCGTGCGCCGTTTCCAGAGCTACCCGGGGATGTACCCCACCCTGGCCGGCAAGATCGTGCTCGGTGGTCCCTACGAGAACGTGGACGACGTTCTCAACCTGGACCTGACGGATCGCCAGAAGGAACTGTTCAACAAGTACAAGGACAACTTCACCGTCACCCCTCCGGCCATCGCCCTCAACGAGGGCTTCGACCGCATCAATGACGGCCAGTACCGCTGA
- the nadB gene encoding L-aspartate oxidase: MAHSDWDVVVVGGGAAGLMACLELPAQLKVLLLNKERTPRSASRWAQGGIAAVTHPDDSFASHRDDTLAAGDGLCDRPAVDLLVHEAPRCVERLLELGMAFDRSGQSLSTTLEAAHSHRRVLHAQDRTGGALVDALEREVRCRPGLEQRQGVVALQLWVEAGRCRGLQVLEQGCIHWLAARAVVLATGGGGHLFAHTTNPVQSSGDGLAMAWQAGAQVRDLEFVQFHPTALMLPGAPHFLISEAVRGEGARLIDAHGTSPVAELAGGDLAPRDQVSRALARRMQEQGVDHLWLDLRPIGAEHLQRQFPTILGRCRELGLEPTAAPLPVAPAAHYWMGGVRTDLKAGTTVPGLYAVGELACTGVHGANRLASNSLMECLVFARQLRHIQLESGAPPGCDGPGSGSPQPATAAQEPIPPGPTTLELKARIRNLRELCWQVAGVERRGHALAAALPQLRRERRELEADPCWQEVSHLPKAGRLSVRPAALPALRLLQELHQRLVLAELLIEAALFRVESRGGHFRTDAPAHQPFWQVHSCQTHGAGISTAAVLPAGARAGS; this comes from the coding sequence ATGGCGCACTCTGACTGGGATGTGGTGGTGGTCGGCGGCGGTGCCGCCGGGCTCATGGCCTGCCTGGAGCTGCCGGCCCAGCTGAAGGTGCTGCTGCTGAACAAGGAGCGAACCCCCCGGTCCGCCAGCCGCTGGGCCCAGGGCGGCATCGCCGCGGTGACCCATCCCGACGACAGCTTCGCCAGCCATCGCGATGACACCCTGGCGGCGGGAGATGGCCTCTGCGATCGCCCGGCGGTGGACCTTCTGGTGCATGAGGCGCCCCGGTGCGTGGAGCGCCTGCTGGAGCTCGGCATGGCCTTCGACAGAAGCGGCCAGAGCCTCAGCACCACCCTGGAGGCGGCCCACAGCCACCGGCGGGTGCTGCACGCCCAGGACCGCACCGGGGGAGCCCTGGTGGATGCGCTCGAGCGGGAGGTGCGCTGCCGCCCCGGCCTGGAGCAGCGCCAGGGCGTGGTGGCCCTGCAGCTGTGGGTGGAAGCGGGACGCTGCCGCGGCCTGCAGGTGCTGGAGCAGGGATGCATCCACTGGCTGGCGGCCCGGGCGGTGGTGCTGGCCACTGGAGGAGGCGGGCACCTGTTCGCCCACACCACCAACCCGGTGCAGTCGAGCGGCGACGGTCTGGCGATGGCCTGGCAGGCCGGCGCCCAGGTGCGCGACCTGGAATTCGTTCAGTTCCATCCCACTGCCCTGATGCTCCCCGGAGCCCCCCACTTCCTGATTTCGGAGGCGGTGCGCGGGGAGGGGGCCCGGCTGATCGATGCGCACGGCACCAGCCCGGTGGCGGAGCTGGCCGGCGGCGATCTGGCCCCCCGGGACCAGGTGAGCCGGGCCCTGGCCCGCAGGATGCAGGAGCAGGGGGTGGACCACCTGTGGCTGGATCTGCGCCCGATCGGGGCCGAGCACCTCCAGCGCCAGTTCCCCACCATCCTGGGCCGTTGCCGCGAACTCGGCCTCGAGCCCACGGCCGCCCCTCTGCCGGTGGCTCCCGCCGCCCACTACTGGATGGGCGGGGTCCGCACCGACCTGAAGGCCGGCACCACGGTGCCGGGCCTCTACGCGGTGGGGGAGCTGGCCTGCACAGGCGTGCATGGCGCCAACCGGCTGGCCAGCAACTCCCTGATGGAGTGCCTGGTGTTCGCCAGGCAGCTGCGCCACATCCAGCTGGAGTCTGGCGCGCCACCGGGTTGCGACGGCCCCGGGTCGGGCTCGCCGCAGCCGGCCACGGCGGCCCAGGAGCCCATCCCTCCGGGCCCCACCACCCTGGAGCTGAAGGCCCGGATCCGAAACCTGCGCGAGCTCTGCTGGCAGGTGGCGGGCGTAGAGCGCCGGGGCCATGCGCTGGCGGCCGCGCTGCCGCAGCTGCGCCGGGAGCGCCGGGAGCTCGAAGCCGATCCCTGCTGGCAGGAGGTGAGCCACCTCCCGAAAGCGGGCCGGCTCAGCGTCAGGCCCGCCGCGCTGCCCGCCCTGCGGCTTCTTCAGGAGCTGCACCAGCGGCTGGTGCTGGCCGAGCTGCTGATCGAGGCGGCCCTGTTCCGCGTCGAAAGCCGGGGAGGGCATTTCCGCACCGATGCGCCGGCACACCAGCCGTTCTGGCAGGTGCACAGCTGCCAGACCCACGGGGCCGGCATCAGCACCGCGGCGGTGCTCCCGGCCGGCGCACGGGCCGGGAGTTAA
- a CDS encoding vitamin K epoxide reductase family protein encodes MTSSRLSERLSSSRRRGDPGQRWVRVVLSVLATIGVIDTGTITLKRWGMLGPLVCPGGAEGCDKVLNSAWGSLFGQPLSLFGCLAYLAMLLMAVLPLVLKGDLRDRLGSLSWWGMLLTSTGMAVFSVLLMGVMVFKIQAFCFFCVLSAVLSVALLVFTLIGGDWQDRGQLLFRLILVALVVGLVGLGWATAVDRPALVTGPGTPPAVVSESTPQTLALAEHLTRTGAVMYSAYWCPHCHEQKELFGKEATDKLKVIECAPDGRNSQKALCDSKAIQGFPTWEINGKLDSGVKPLERLAELSGFKPEGP; translated from the coding sequence GTGACCTCCAGCCGTCTCAGTGAACGCCTCAGCAGCTCGCGCCGTCGCGGTGATCCCGGGCAGCGCTGGGTGCGGGTGGTGCTGTCGGTGCTGGCCACCATCGGTGTCATCGACACCGGCACGATCACGCTCAAACGCTGGGGAATGCTGGGCCCCCTGGTCTGTCCCGGAGGGGCGGAAGGCTGCGACAAGGTGCTGAACAGCGCCTGGGGCAGCCTGTTCGGCCAGCCGCTGTCGCTGTTCGGCTGCCTGGCCTATCTGGCGATGCTGCTGATGGCCGTGCTTCCTCTGGTGCTGAAGGGCGACCTGCGCGACAGGCTCGGTTCCCTGAGCTGGTGGGGGATGCTGCTCACCAGCACCGGCATGGCGGTCTTCAGCGTGCTGCTGATGGGCGTGATGGTGTTCAAGATCCAGGCCTTCTGCTTCTTCTGCGTGCTCTCGGCCGTGCTGAGCGTGGCCCTGCTCGTGTTCACCCTGATCGGCGGCGACTGGCAGGACCGGGGCCAGCTGCTCTTCCGTCTCATCCTGGTGGCCCTGGTGGTGGGTCTGGTGGGCCTCGGCTGGGCCACGGCGGTGGATCGGCCGGCCCTCGTCACCGGGCCCGGCACCCCACCGGCTGTGGTGAGTGAGAGCACGCCCCAGACCCTGGCCCTGGCGGAGCACCTCACCCGCACGGGTGCCGTGATGTATTCCGCCTACTGGTGCCCCCACTGCCATGAGCAGAAGGAGCTGTTCGGCAAGGAAGCCACCGACAAGCTGAAGGTGATCGAGTGTGCGCCCGACGGCCGCAACAGCCAGAAGGCGCTCTGCGACAGCAAGGCCATCCAGGGCTTCCCCACCTGGGAGATCAACGGGAAGCTGGATTCCGGCGTCAAGCCCCTCGAGCGCCTGGCCGAGCTGAGCGGATTCAAGCCTGAGGGCCCTTAA
- the rimO gene encoding 30S ribosomal protein S12 methylthiotransferase RimO, protein MSSPRQSGSPRKTIAFAHLGCEKNRVDTEHMLGLLAEAGYGVSADEGEASVVVVNTCSFIQDAREESVRTLVELAEQGKELIIAGCLAQHFQEELLESLPEAKAIVGTGDYQHIVSVLEKVEAGERVNQVSATPTFVGDEHLPRYRTTSEAVAYLKVAEGCDYRCAFCIIPRLRGDQRSRPIESIVAEARQLAAQGVKELVLISQITTNYGLDLYGKPQLAELLRALAEVEIPWIRVHYAYPTGLTSEVLAAYREVPNVVPYLDLPLQHSHPDVLRAMNRPWQANVTGGLLQRIREQLPDAVLRTTFIVGFPGETEEHFQHLLDFVAEQRFDHVGVFTFSPEDGTPAADLPDAVAPEVAASRKDRLMALQQPIAAARNQAWVGRIVDVLIEQENPATGEMLGRCSRFAPEVDGEVRVNPGPGGLCAAPGTMVPVRLTAADTYDLIGEVVGAGAMVHEAQAARSLRSA, encoded by the coding sequence ATGAGTTCCCCGCGCCAGAGCGGATCCCCGCGCAAGACGATCGCCTTTGCCCACCTCGGCTGCGAGAAGAACCGGGTGGACACCGAGCACATGCTCGGCCTGCTGGCGGAAGCCGGCTACGGCGTGAGCGCGGATGAAGGCGAGGCCAGCGTGGTGGTGGTGAACACCTGCAGCTTCATCCAGGACGCCCGCGAGGAATCGGTGCGGACCCTGGTGGAACTGGCGGAACAGGGCAAGGAACTGATCATCGCGGGCTGCCTGGCCCAGCATTTCCAGGAGGAGCTGCTCGAATCGCTGCCGGAGGCGAAGGCGATCGTGGGCACCGGCGACTACCAGCACATCGTGAGCGTGCTGGAGAAGGTGGAGGCCGGCGAGCGGGTGAACCAGGTGAGCGCCACCCCCACCTTCGTGGGCGACGAGCACCTGCCCCGCTACCGCACCACCTCCGAGGCCGTGGCCTATCTGAAGGTGGCCGAGGGCTGCGATTACCGCTGCGCCTTCTGCATCATTCCCAGGCTGCGCGGCGATCAGCGCTCACGGCCGATCGAGTCGATCGTGGCGGAGGCGCGGCAACTGGCCGCCCAGGGGGTGAAGGAACTGGTGCTGATCAGCCAGATCACCACCAACTACGGCCTCGACCTCTACGGCAAGCCCCAACTGGCGGAGCTGCTGCGGGCCCTGGCTGAGGTGGAGATCCCCTGGATCCGGGTGCACTACGCCTATCCCACCGGCCTCACCTCCGAGGTGCTGGCCGCCTACCGGGAGGTGCCGAACGTGGTGCCCTACCTGGATCTGCCGCTGCAGCACAGCCACCCGGACGTGCTGCGGGCCATGAACCGGCCCTGGCAGGCGAACGTGACCGGCGGACTGCTGCAGCGCATCCGCGAGCAGCTGCCCGATGCGGTGCTGCGCACCACCTTCATCGTGGGCTTTCCCGGTGAGACCGAGGAGCACTTCCAGCACCTGCTGGACTTCGTGGCCGAACAGCGCTTCGACCATGTGGGGGTGTTCACCTTCTCCCCCGAGGACGGCACGCCGGCGGCGGACCTGCCCGATGCGGTGGCCCCCGAGGTGGCCGCCTCCCGCAAGGACCGGCTGATGGCCCTGCAGCAACCGATCGCCGCCGCCCGCAATCAGGCCTGGGTGGGCAGGATCGTGGATGTGCTGATCGAGCAGGAGAACCCGGCCACCGGTGAGATGCTCGGCCGCTGCAGCCGATTCGCCCCGGAGGTGGATGGGGAGGTGCGGGTGAATCCCGGGCCCGGGGGCCTGTGCGCCGCCCCCGGCACGATGGTGCCGGTGCGGCTCACCGCCGCCGACACCTACGACCTGATCGGCGAGGTGGTGGGCGCCGGCGCCATGGTGCACGAGGCGCAGGCGGCCCGCTCGCTCAGATCAGCTTGA
- a CDS encoding cytochrome B6, translating to MGAAIYLGLVGGGLVAAFVASVVLRGVKLI from the coding sequence ATGGGTGCAGCGATCTACCTGGGTCTGGTCGGCGGCGGTCTGGTCGCCGCCTTCGTGGCCTCCGTGGTGCTGCGCGGCGTCAAGCTGATCTGA
- a CDS encoding B12-binding domain-containing radical SAM protein, protein MRTLLIYPEFPRTFWSYEKILELVNRKVLLPPLGMVTVAALLPQSWPMKLVDRNVREVTEAEWDWAELVVMSGMIVQKADMAAQIARAKQRGLPVAVGGPFASSTPDAPELDLADFKVLDEGEITLPLFIEALERGERQGRFNSGGEKPDVTGTPIPRFDLLEMDAYSEMSVQFSRGCPFQCEFCDIIVLYGRKPRTKEPDQLIAELQRLYDLGWRRSVFLVDDNFIGNKRNVKRLLPALKQWQIEHGYPFSFATEASVDLAADDELMQMMVECRFESVFLGIETPDEASLEVAGKRQNTRSSLEDSVNRITSYGLRVMAGFIIGFDGEKQGAGDRIVEFVTRTGIPHAMMGMLQALPNTALWHRLEREGRLIQDSAAAKGVNQTNLLNFVPTRPIRDIANEYVEAFSRLYEPHAYIDRVYNYFLKLPPQKYKEFLVEQKPEKGGINEGVNWVDLRALAIIVWRQGFRRSTRWRFWRALYGMARNNPKRFKGFISILAHNEHFLEYRAIVREEIAAQLAQLPPEPAGATSPSPVPELISA, encoded by the coding sequence ATGCGCACCCTGCTGATCTATCCGGAATTCCCCAGGACGTTCTGGAGCTACGAGAAGATCCTCGAACTGGTGAACCGCAAGGTGCTCCTGCCGCCCCTGGGCATGGTCACCGTGGCGGCACTGCTGCCCCAGAGCTGGCCGATGAAGCTGGTGGACCGCAACGTGCGGGAGGTGACCGAGGCCGAGTGGGACTGGGCCGAGCTGGTGGTGATGTCGGGGATGATCGTGCAGAAGGCCGACATGGCCGCGCAGATCGCCAGGGCCAAGCAACGGGGCCTGCCGGTGGCCGTGGGTGGGCCCTTCGCCAGTTCCACGCCCGACGCTCCCGAACTGGATCTCGCCGACTTCAAGGTGCTCGACGAGGGGGAGATCACCCTGCCCCTGTTCATCGAGGCCCTGGAGCGCGGCGAACGGCAGGGCCGCTTCAACTCCGGCGGCGAGAAGCCGGACGTGACCGGCACGCCCATCCCCCGCTTCGACCTGCTGGAGATGGACGCCTATTCCGAGATGTCGGTGCAGTTCTCGCGGGGCTGCCCGTTCCAGTGCGAGTTCTGCGACATCATCGTGCTGTATGGGCGCAAACCCCGCACCAAGGAGCCCGACCAGCTGATCGCCGAATTGCAACGCCTCTACGACCTGGGCTGGCGCCGCTCGGTGTTCCTGGTGGATGACAACTTCATCGGCAACAAGCGCAACGTGAAGCGACTGCTGCCCGCCCTCAAGCAGTGGCAGATCGAGCACGGCTATCCCTTCAGTTTCGCCACCGAGGCCTCGGTGGATCTGGCGGCCGATGACGAACTGATGCAGATGATGGTGGAATGCCGCTTCGAGAGCGTGTTCCTCGGCATCGAAACGCCAGACGAAGCGAGCCTGGAGGTGGCCGGCAAGCGCCAGAACACCCGCAGCTCCCTGGAGGACTCGGTGAACCGCATCACCTCCTACGGGCTGCGGGTGATGGCCGGATTCATCATCGGCTTCGACGGCGAGAAGCAGGGCGCCGGCGACCGCATCGTGGAGTTCGTGACCCGCACCGGCATCCCCCACGCCATGATGGGCATGCTCCAGGCGCTGCCGAACACGGCCCTGTGGCATCGCCTCGAGCGGGAAGGACGGCTGATCCAGGATTCAGCCGCGGCCAAGGGTGTGAACCAGACCAACCTGCTCAACTTCGTGCCCACCCGCCCGATCCGGGACATCGCCAATGAGTACGTGGAGGCCTTCTCCAGGCTGTATGAACCGCATGCCTACATCGACCGGGTCTACAACTACTTCCTGAAACTGCCTCCTCAGAAGTACAAGGAGTTTCTGGTTGAGCAGAAGCCCGAGAAGGGAGGCATCAATGAAGGGGTGAACTGGGTGGATCTCCGCGCCCTGGCCATCATCGTGTGGCGCCAGGGATTCCGCCGCAGCACCCGCTGGCGCTTCTGGAGGGCCCTGTACGGGATGGCCAGGAACAACCCCAAACGCTTCAAGGGGTTCATCTCCATCCTGGCCCACAACGAGCACTTCCTCGAGTACCGGGCGATCGTGCGCGAGGAGATCGCCGCCCAGCTGGCCCAGCTGCCCCCCGAACCCGCCGGCGCCACCAGCCCGTCACCCGTGCCCGAACTGATCTCTGCCTGA
- a CDS encoding DUF4346 domain-containing protein, producing the protein MSQAPSSPPRPTAPPPTREQLDAELSRRCIDLDPAGYFLIKLDREAGELVAEHYGNGIDERGLATDPETGEVLSCRGGEPRQPLAVYRGCTAKQLGIALTEGPLPLPVSRFDHALYLGRELQKAEWCLVNGLDYIQD; encoded by the coding sequence ATGTCCCAGGCTCCATCGTCCCCGCCCAGGCCCACCGCGCCGCCGCCGACCCGTGAGCAGCTGGACGCGGAGCTGTCGCGCCGCTGCATCGACCTCGATCCAGCGGGCTATTTCCTGATCAAGCTCGATCGCGAGGCCGGTGAGCTCGTGGCCGAGCACTACGGCAACGGCATCGACGAGCGCGGCCTGGCCACCGATCCCGAAACCGGAGAGGTGCTCAGCTGCCGGGGAGGAGAGCCGCGCCAGCCCCTGGCGGTGTACCGGGGCTGCACCGCCAAGCAGCTCGGCATCGCCCTCACCGAAGGGCCTCTGCCCCTGCCGGTGAGCCGCTTCGACCACGCCCTGTACCTGGGGCGTGAACTGCAGAAGGCGGAGTGGTGCCTGGTGAACGGTCTGGACTACATCCAGGACTGA
- a CDS encoding GNAT family N-acetyltransferase, with the protein MVELRARWHRSLAEIPEEAWDSLLACDLPFYRWRWLRQLEQSGSVAPREGWQGCHLALWRGAIPVAVAPLYLKGHSYGEFVFDQSFAQLAGQLGLRYYPKLVGMSPVSPVEGYRFLIAPGEPAADLTALLLELIDAFCREHGILSCNFLYVDPTWRPLAEAAGCAAWVNQQSQWSNPGHRDFNGYLASFNANQRRNIKRERKAVQAAGLQVTPLEGEGIPAAMVERMHGFYAQHCARWGPWGSKYLTEDFFSALAQDPALRRHLVLFSAHRGDPCQPVAMSLCARGGDHLWGRYWGSDVAIDCLHFEVCYYAPIEWAIAAGVRHFDPGAGGSHKRRRGFVAQPRISLHRWSDARFDAILREWLPRANAETAREIEAINAELPFTADYDPPHVPGSIVPAQAHRAAADP; encoded by the coding sequence TTGGTTGAGCTGCGCGCCCGCTGGCACCGTTCCCTGGCGGAGATCCCCGAAGAGGCCTGGGACAGCCTGCTGGCCTGTGATCTCCCCTTCTACCGCTGGCGCTGGCTGCGGCAGCTCGAGCAGAGCGGCAGCGTGGCGCCGCGGGAAGGCTGGCAGGGCTGCCATCTGGCCCTCTGGCGCGGCGCCATCCCCGTGGCCGTGGCGCCCCTGTACCTCAAGGGGCACAGCTACGGCGAGTTCGTGTTCGACCAGAGCTTCGCCCAGCTCGCCGGCCAGCTGGGGCTGCGCTACTACCCCAAGCTGGTGGGCATGAGTCCGGTCAGCCCCGTGGAGGGCTACCGCTTCCTGATCGCCCCGGGGGAGCCGGCGGCCGATCTCACGGCCCTGCTGCTGGAGCTGATCGACGCCTTCTGCCGGGAGCACGGCATCCTCAGCTGCAACTTCCTCTACGTGGACCCCACCTGGCGGCCGCTGGCCGAGGCTGCCGGCTGCGCCGCCTGGGTGAACCAGCAGAGCCAGTGGAGCAATCCCGGCCACCGCGATTTCAATGGGTATCTCGCCAGTTTCAACGCCAATCAGCGCCGCAACATCAAGCGGGAGCGCAAGGCGGTGCAGGCGGCCGGGCTGCAGGTGACCCCGCTGGAGGGGGAGGGGATCCCCGCCGCGATGGTGGAGCGGATGCACGGGTTCTATGCCCAGCACTGCGCCCGCTGGGGTCCCTGGGGGAGCAAGTACCTCACCGAAGACTTCTTCTCCGCCCTGGCGCAGGATCCCGCCCTGCGGCGCCACCTGGTGCTGTTCAGCGCCCACCGCGGCGATCCCTGCCAGCCGGTGGCCATGTCGCTCTGCGCCCGCGGTGGAGATCATCTGTGGGGCCGCTACTGGGGCAGCGACGTCGCCATCGACTGCCTGCACTTCGAGGTGTGCTACTACGCACCGATCGAATGGGCCATCGCCGCCGGAGTCCGCCACTTCGACCCCGGCGCCGGGGGCAGCCACAAGCGCCGGCGCGGTTTTGTGGCCCAGCCCCGCATCAGCCTGCACCGCTGGAGTGATGCCCGCTTCGATGCCATCCTGCGCGAGTGGTTGCCGCGGGCGAATGCCGAGACGGCGCGCGAGATCGAGGCCATCAACGCCGAGCTGCCGTTCACGGCTGACTACGATCCCCCCCATGTCCCAGGCTCCATCGTCCCCGCCCAGGCCCACCGCGCCGCCGCCGACCCGTGA